A stretch of DNA from Deltaproteobacteria bacterium:
ATGCGGCCGTCCCGCCGAAGTCTCGATGGAGGTGGCCAGGAAGAGACCGTTGAGATGCGTCTGGTCGGAATCGGCCTGGAACAGCTGGTTCCCCTGCTTCATAAAATCGAGAACGCACCGGGAGGGGTGTCGGTGGGCCGTTTGGCTGTCAGGGCCGTGCCCAGCCGCAATTTTCTTCTCGACGTGGATCTGCTCGTGACCGCTCAGGGATCCGGTGTGGCGAGATGACCTCGAATTCCACCAAGTCGGCTAAACAGAGTCTGCTCGGCGAGATCTGTCTGTATGTCGCATTTTTTGTCCTCAGCCTGGTCGTATTCTCCGTGGTTTTTTTTCCTGAGCGGGCGTTTCTGGATTGGGCCCTGACCCGTACGGAATCCGCTTTCGGCGTGGAGATTCAAGCCCAGGGCGCCTACCTTGTCTGGCCTTTGGCCGTCAAGGCCGATTCGGCTATTTTGATATTTGGCCGGGATCGGGAGCGGTTGGAGCTCGACAATCCTGTCTTCGGTTTGAATTTTTCAGCTCTGTTCCGAGGTCGACTCGGCCTCAAACTGCGAGCCGATACTCTTCCCGGTTGCCTTGATCTTCGGGTCGAAACCGGGCCGCCATGGAAATCCGATGATTGGTCCGCAGGATTGGAATGGACCGGATTGAGTTTGGCCCGCCTTCCGCGGGTATCCGCATTGGCTGGGAATCTCCAAGGCCAGACCAGCGGCCGAATGCAGGCCGTGTTCGACCCCTTTTCTCGCCGCGCAGGGCAGGGCGAAGGAGTCATTTTGATCAGTGACGGTGGGTTGGCCTTTTCCAATCCCATGGTCGGCGAGCTGAACATCTCCGGAGCGTCGGCCAGGGCCGATCTGACCTGGAACGCCACGGAAGTCGAAGTTCGACAAGCTATTTTTTCAGGCCCCGGATTCGACGGAAACCTGGTCGGCACGGCTTTTCCGAAAGAACCGCTGACCGCGTCCGTTTTGAACCTGACTGGAGAAGTCAAACTCGATCCAGATCGGCTCGGGGTGGCCATGAATCCAACCTTGGCCAGAATTCTCAAGAGTAGCGGTGGGTTTCCCTTCGCCATGCGGGGCAGTCTCGGGAATCCTGCGTTCAGCCTTCGTTGAGGGGATATGCAGTTTTGGATTTTTCCGCGATTTTTTGGGTTGACAACGGATGGGGTTTGAATAAAAAGGCACCTCACCACGCGGGGATGTAGCTCAGTTGGGAGAGCGCTTGAATGGCATTCAAGAGGTCGTGGGTTCGATTCCCTCCATCTCCACCAAGAAAATCAAGGGCTTACAGGTAAAAATCTGTAAGCCTTTTTTCTTTCTACATACAAAATTACATACATTTCCTGGGGCCAGGCCCCCAATCCAGCCCCCAATCCAGCCCAAATCCGGCCCAAATCCGGCCCGAATCCGGCCCGAATCCGGCCCGAATCCGGCCCGAATCCGGCCCGAATCGACCTTCCAAAATTCAATATAAAATCTGAAATTGATAGGAACTATTCCTAAAAAGATCCCCCCTACATACAAAAATTTGTATGTAGGGAGTGCCGACACCAACGCCCCGGTGGGCGGTTATCAATTTCCTCGACATCAATTATTGCCTTGAAGCTCCACCAATTCCCTGCCTTGTTCGATCCTCTCCCATCCCCCATTTGTCCATTCAGCCCATAATTCGTCCGACCATTTCTTGTCTTTTGGCGAAGCGGTTGGTAGTTAGCCCATGGTTTTTTGTACAAAAAATGAAATTTATTTTTTCAAAAAAATTATCCCGCGAACTCACGCGTTCGCAGGGCCGTGTTAGAAATTTCCAAAACATCATCCAGCAAAATTAATCCGACTTGAGGTGCCTGCCGTTGAACGAAAAAAATAATTCACCCCTAGATAAAGGCTCCCTGTCGAACCATCTTTGGGAATCGGCCAATATCCTTCGCGGACCTGTCGATGCTGCCGATTTTAAAACCTACATTTTCCCCTTGCTTTTTTTCAAACGAATCTCCGATGTCTATGACGAGGAATATTCTCAAGCCTTGGCTGAATCCGGTGGGGATGTGGAATTCGCCAATTTTCCCGAAAACCACCGATTCCAAATTCCAGATGGTTGCCATTGGCGAGATGCCCGAATCAAAAGCGTCAATATCGGACATGCTCTCCAAAATGCCATGCGCTGTATCGAAAAGGCCAACCCGGACACCCTCCACGGAATCTTTGGCGATGCCCAATGGACGAACAAGGATCGCCTCTCCGACTCCCTTCTCAAAGATTTGATCGAACATTTCTCATCCCTCGGCCTTGGTAACGAAAACTGTCGTGCCGATGTTCTCGGCCACGCCTACGAATATCTGATCAAAAAATTTGCCGACCTGACCAACAAGAAGGCCGGTGAATTTTATACCCCTCGCTCGGTTGTCTCTCTGATGGTTCGCATCCTTGCCCCAAAGGCAGGAGAATCAATTTACGATCCGGCTTGCGGGACCGGGGGGATGCTCCTTGAGACCCTGCACTACGTCAAAGAACATGGCGGGGACGAAAATCTCATGTTGGGGAAACTTTTCGGCCAGGAAAAAAACCTGACCACATCCTCCATCGCCAGGATGAATCTTTTCCTCCACGGCGCGGAAGATTTTCATATCGAACGAGGTGACACCCTTCGTTCTCCCGCCTTCTATCTAGGTGACAGCCTCGCGACATTCGATTGCGTCATAGCCAATCCACCCTTTTCCCTTGATAAATGGGGAGATGATGTTTGGGTCAACGATCCCTATGGACGAAACTTTGCCGGACTACCACCCGCCAAATCCGGGGATTTCGCTTGGGTACAGCACATGGTCAAATCAATGGCCCGGAAAACTGGCCGCATGGCCGTAGTGCTTCCTCATGGCGTCCTCTTTCGCATGTCCAAAGAGGGGATTATCCGTCGAAAACTTTTAGAGATGGACATTCTTGAGGCGGTGATCGGACTCGGCCAGAACATTTTTTATGGGACAGGACTCGCCCCTTGCGTTTTGGTCTTTCGTGAAAGCAAGCCCAAAAATCACCGTCAAAAAATTCTGTTCGTTGAC
This window harbors:
- a CDS encoding SAM-dependent DNA methyltransferase; amino-acid sequence: MPLNEKNNSPLDKGSLSNHLWESANILRGPVDAADFKTYIFPLLFFKRISDVYDEEYSQALAESGGDVEFANFPENHRFQIPDGCHWRDARIKSVNIGHALQNAMRCIEKANPDTLHGIFGDAQWTNKDRLSDSLLKDLIEHFSSLGLGNENCRADVLGHAYEYLIKKFADLTNKKAGEFYTPRSVVSLMVRILAPKAGESIYDPACGTGGMLLETLHYVKEHGGDENLMLGKLFGQEKNLTTSSIARMNLFLHGAEDFHIERGDTLRSPAFYLGDSLATFDCVIANPPFSLDKWGDDVWVNDPYGRNFAGLPPAKSGDFAWVQHMVKSMARKTGRMAVVLPHGVLFRMSKEGIIRRKLLEMDILEAVIGLGQNIFYGTGLAPCVLVFRESKPKNHRQKILFVDASKEFKSGRAQNELLPEHVEKIHRWYEEYQDVEGFCRVVPLDEIRENDFNLNIPRYVEPVIEEEALTVEQAIANLKESLQKAYAAEDRLKALLEKEGLMA
- the gspN gene encoding type II secretion system protein GspN produces the protein MTSNSTKSAKQSLLGEICLYVAFFVLSLVVFSVVFFPERAFLDWALTRTESAFGVEIQAQGAYLVWPLAVKADSAILIFGRDRERLELDNPVFGLNFSALFRGRLGLKLRADTLPGCLDLRVETGPPWKSDDWSAGLEWTGLSLARLPRVSALAGNLQGQTSGRMQAVFDPFSRRAGQGEGVILISDGGLAFSNPMVGELNISGASARADLTWNATEVEVRQAIFSGPGFDGNLVGTAFPKEPLTASVLNLTGEVKLDPDRLGVAMNPTLARILKSSGGFPFAMRGSLGNPAFSLR